In one window of Chiloscyllium plagiosum isolate BGI_BamShark_2017 chromosome 44, ASM401019v2, whole genome shotgun sequence DNA:
- the LOC122543491 gene encoding gastrula zinc finger protein XlCGF8.2DB-like isoform X1, with product MDGQSPTRSGEQLYMCPVCGRGFRQSSALSRHKRSHSVRKPWKCGDCGKGFISPSKLETHRRSHTGEKPFTCPECEKGFADSSALLRHRRTHTGERTFTCSDCGEGFTRSSTLLAHQRVHTGERPFACSECGKGFTQLSNLLTHQRVHTGERPFACTECGKGFADSSALLRHKRVHTGERPFTCSECGKGFIQSYNLQIHQRMHTGERPFTCTVCGKGFTDSSSLLTHQRVHTGERPFTCSECGKRFTRSSNLLTHQRVHGHPQ from the coding sequence ATGGACGGACAAAGCCCCACTCGCAGTGGGGAGCAATTGTACATGTGTCCGGTGTGCGGGCGAGGCTTCAGACAGTCGTCTGCCCTGTCGAGACACAAGCGCAGTCACAGCGTGCGGAAACCTTGGAAATGCggggactgtgggaagggattcatttCCCCGTCAAAGCTGGAGactcatcggcgcagtcacaccggggagaagccCTTCACCTGCCCCGAGTGTGAAAAGGGGTTTGCGGACTCATCTGCTCTCCTGAGGCACCGGCGCACCCACACTGGGGAGCGGACTTTCACCTGCTCCGACTGTGGGGAGGGCTTCACCCGCTCGTCCACCCTGCtggcccaccagcgggtccacaccggggagaggccgttcgcctgctccgagtgcgggaagggcttcacccagctatccaacctgctgacccaccagcgggtccacaccggggagaggccgttcgccTGCAcagagtgcgggaagggattcgcCGATTCGTCCGCCCTGCTGCGGCACAAGCGGGTTCACACCGgcgagaggccgttcacctgctcagagtgcgggaagggcttcattCAGTCGTACAACCTGCAAATACACCAGCGCAtgcacaccggggagaggccgttcacctgcacggtgtgtgggaagggatttactgaCTCGTCCagcctgctgacccaccagcgggtgcacaccggggagaggccgttcacctgctccgagTGCGGGAAGAGATTCACCCGTTCGtccaacctgctgacccaccagcgagTTCACGGTCACCCGCAGTGA